In a genomic window of Phaenicophaeus curvirostris isolate KB17595 chromosome Z, BPBGC_Pcur_1.0, whole genome shotgun sequence:
- the NXNL2 gene encoding nucleoredoxin-like protein 2 — MVDVFSGRVLVSRDGRSVDPEEALQNKVVGLYFSASWCSPCRDFTPVLCDFYTELLEETQPPAPFEIVFISSDHSAEEMSGYMRAMHGDWLALPFHDPYKHDLKKKYNITAIPKLVIVKQTGEVITDKGRKQIRDKGLSCFQNWLESADIFQNFNI, encoded by the exons ATGGTGGATGTGTTCAGCGGGAGGGTCCTGGTCAGCAGGGACGGGCGCAGCGTGGACCCCGAGGAGGCGTTGCAGAACAAGGTCGTAGGCTTGTACTTCTCCGCCAGCTGGTGCTCGCCCTGCCGCGACTTCACCCCCGTCCTCTGCGACTTCTacacggagctgctggaggagaccCAGCCTCCCGCCCCCTTCGAGATCGTCTTCATCTCCTCCGACCACAGCGCCGAGGAGATGTCGGGGTACATGCGCGCCATGCACGGGGACTGGCTGGCTCTGCCCTTCCACGACCCCTACAAGCA tgatctgaagaagaaatacaaCATAACAGCAATTCCTAAGCTGGTGATTGTGAAACAAACTGGAGAAGTCATTACTgacaagggaagaaaacagatcAGAGACAAAGGACTATCCTGTTTTCAGAACTGGCTTGAGAGTGCAGATATCTTTCAGAACTTTAATATCTAA